The stretch of DNA GTTGGATGGACGTTTTACCCCCCAAAAAACTTGGCAAAAACTCTCTTACATCAATCGACCCAATCCACCCCTTTATGCGGTGAGGTAAAGATTTACAATAATCCATCAATTGTGAGATGGACGACATAAAACCATCAACAATCCAACTCGCTAAATCTTCGCCGGCTTGTTCCATACCAGCCTTGGCACTCTCTGTGAGCTTTTCGCGGACAAAAAAACGCTTCAACCACCCCCAAAAATTAGAAAAGCTTTGTTTAACGCCCTCCCACAAACCAGCAAAGCTTTGAGAAACAGAGGAAAGTCCTTGTTTAAACTTTTGCCAATGGGAAGAGAGATCAAAAGCAGCAGCAATGATATTTTTCCATTTGGTGATGGTTGCCGTATCGGCACCAAAAAAGCGCATGACGGCTTCAAAGGCTTGGCCCCAAGCCCGTGTTATCCCCCGTGCAAAACCTTTGACAAAAGAAGAAAAACGATCCCAATATTTCCACAAAGCAAAACCAGAAGCCAATATGACAGCCACAACAGCAGCAATGAGAGCCCCTATTGGGGTAAAAATCCCCCCCACAACAGAGGCAATAGCTGCCCCAACCACTTCGATTACTGTCCCAATAAAGCCAAAAGAGGCAGAAAATGCCGCACCTGAAACGGCTATCCCCCGTAAAGCCCCCACAAGTAAAGTCATGGGGCGAAGAAGACGCAGCGCACTCCCACCAAGCCCTGCTGCCATTAAACCCAATGAGCGCCCTGAAGCGACTAATCCGCGCCAACTTGCCTTCAGCGTGCGGCTCACAACCCTCATCTTGATAAAAGAGCCCATCAATTGAAGAAGCCCAAGGCGGGTTCCCGCCATGGTAAAACGTACAACCCGCAAAGCAATATTAAAAGCCATCAGGGCGGCAATGGTTTTGATGATCACACCGGTTAAAACAGGGTGTTCATTAGCCCACGCCATCAAACCATTGACAAATCCCCCAACACTTTCCATGAGACTGTTGAGAGGAGGCAGGAGCACTTCACCAATGGTGATCCCTAAAGCCACAATACGGTTTTGCAACAGTTCAAATTGCCGCATGGCACCGGTTGCTTGTTTATCGGCTTCTTGTTCTACAGAGCCTTTAAAGACTTGTGGATCTTTCACATAATCTAAAGCTTGCCCTAACAATTGGGGGTTCCCCACCAATTTGGCAAAATCACCGGTAAACTCCCGCCCTGCAATGGCAATCAGAGAGCGCATCCCTTGTTCAGATTTGCCCAACACATTAAAAAAGCGCACCAAGGTACCGGTGGCATCTTTCTCCAAATCTTCCATGAATTTCTGGCGTGAGAGCCCAATATTGCTAAAGGCATCTTCAATATGTTTGCCTCCTGCTTGAATGCGCGCACTCATCGTATTAAAACCACGCGCCGCACTCTCTGGAACAATCCCAGCAGAAATCATCGCTGTACCAAATGCCGCGGTTTCGCGCGCTGTCAACTTAAACATAGTGGCTGCACCGGTGGCACGATTGGTAAAATCAGACACCTCACTGGCCTTTGCTGCCATGTGGTTAGAGAGATGGTTGATGGCATCCCCTAGATCTTCAATACCTTCCTGATTAAGCTTAAAGACATTGCGCAATTTGGCAAAGCGTTCCCCAATCTGATCCCCTGTCATATCAAAAGCAACAGCCGCTTTGGCCGCATAAATGCTAAAAGCCTCGAGATCTTGTTCACCAATGCCTGCTTGGCTAGCACTGGTCATCAATTCTAAGACTTCACGGGCAGCCAAAGGGATCTTTGTAGAGGTTTCCAAAGCAAAACGGCGCAATTCTTTTAAACGATCAAGGGGAGCATCCAGAACCTTTTCCAAGCCCTTCATTGATTGATCAAATTGCATGGCTTTATAAAGAGGGGCAATCAAGGTTGCGGTTTGCGCAATCGCCCCCACCATGCGCCCACGCGCATGGATAAAAGCATTTTCTGCATGGGCTGTGGCTTCCTTAAGATGCTCAGGGTCAAACCACCCTTTAAAATGTTTTCGTGTCTGGTTTTGGAAATGCGCAACATCTAAACTAAAGGCTCTTAAGTCTCGCTTGGCAGAAGCGATCCCCTCTTGCAGATGATTAACAAAACGCACAACAAGGGAAACATCCATGATTGCATCTTATCCTAACATTTGGCTTTCATATTCTTGTTGTTTAAGGCGCGCGAGTTCTTCTCGATAAGCAATCACATCAAGCCAATCCATCTGGTTAATCTCTGAAGGCGCCCAGTGATAATAAAGGGCTAGTTCTGCTCCAAATTGTCTGGCAGAGAGGATTGGCGTGTGGGAAAAAAAGCAAAAAATGCCTTCAACACTGCCATAATATCGATAACATCAAGACGATTAATGAGTTCAACAGATTCATGAGACATATCGGCTAAAAGCACGGCTATTCCTTCCATCGCCTCATGGGTAAGCAATGCCTCACAAACTTTAAGAATGAGCACATCATTGCTCAATGTTGTTTTATCCTCTTCTAAGCCAAGCAGAACAAGCTTTGCCAACTGCGGTCCAATCAACACGGCTAATTGGCGTGCTTGCTTGAAGTTTGGGCGATAAAAGGTCAATTTGTGCCGTGTCAATTCTTTGCCATCACTCTCCTTATAAACAAGGGGAACTTGGAGCTCTACATCAAGGCTGGTTTGTAAACTTGTCATGATCAATTCCTATAAATTGAGAATAGAGCGGCGCCGTTCACCAATCTCTTGTCCATTGCGCACAAGCCAACCGCCCCGTTTAAAAGAAAAGCGGTGTAAAACAGAACCATCCCAAAATTCCGTATAGTCCCAAATATTTTTGATCTCGCAATCATAGCCTGTGGCTTTTCCTGCCGTTAAGCCTTCGCTATCCACCTTGACCAACCGCCCTGTCACATCAATGGAATGTTCATGCTCGCGTCCATCTTCTTCAGACACCACATGTTTTTTGCCGGTAAATTTATGACGAAGACCAGGAGGACCACCAAAGATACCAATCACTTCAGGGGTGTGGCTGCGGATTTTCATTTGCAAATTTAATGCTTTGACACCAAGACCGCTCACATCAATTTGCATATCAGAGCCCCCTGGTTGATAGGTTTCTGTGATTTCTTCTAACGTAGGCAATTTGAGGGTTTCAAGATCAAGATGGAGATTGACATCATCATCAACAATCAGGGTAAAACCACGAACAATTCTTAAAGTCATATGTCACTCCTTGCTGCTTTGCGATACCCCTCTAGCGTATCACCAAAAGCATATGTCATTTTCTTTTGGATATCTTGCGCCAGCCGATTAAAGTAAGCACCATTGCGCCGGCTGCCAAAGCTTAAATCTTCGAGAGGGGGCACTTCTTCTGCATCAAATTCCACCCGCAATTTGCCAAGTTGTAAATTGCTGTTTGAATTTAAATCCCGATCAAACCAAACCCGCCCACCAAGCAGTGCACCGCGTGCAATCATATCATCAAGAAAGCTGGTCAAAGAGCGGGTAATGGCAATAACATGTTGACCGGTGAGATTCTCATCATTAGCCCAAGGGCGTAAATTGTTCATGATGGTTTTTTCCAGTGCCGCACGGGTGCGCACCACATTGACAAAACGCCAAAGCGGATCACTGGAGGTGGTATGATTGCCCCATAAAATGCGCCCATTGGAAGCTACTTCTCCCTGCCCATTTTGACTAAGGCGCGCGGGAATAAAGGTCGCAATATCGGCTTTATTGAGACGGTTTGCCTCATGATCAATTTCCCCATCAAAATAGCTAATGGGGCGTGCTGTCCCTAAAATACCATGCACATCTTGATTGGAGGGAGACCAGAAAACACCGCCCCTTTGCTTGTCACGTTTGATAAACATGGCGGCGGCAAAAGGACTTGCGGGTTTTATACTCACACCTCCCTCACGATTTGCCACCCGTACAAAGGGATCAATCAGATAACAAAAGCGTGAGGAAAAATCTGCACGATAGGCAAGGCTTTCTTGCGTATTTTTACCCCCCGTATCAAACACAGCAATGGCTTGTAGCTTTTCTGCCACCTGTTCCAAAGCATCTGCCACAGGGTTTTTGCCATTATCAAGGCGCCCTGCACTATAAGCTGGTGCAAGTAAAATTCCAGGTTCCACCCCCAAATGCCCCCGCGCATGAGCCAAGGCATGCACACCGGTCAAGTGAGTATTTGATCCCACCATTTCAGCTTGTGTCTCAGCAATGGTTGACTTTTCTTCCACCCGCACAAGGATCACTTGTGCCTCAATCCCTTGCGCGCGCACGGCATTGATAACATCAAGAGCTGTGCCCCGTGTCCCAAGCTTTTGGATTTTGTCTGTCTCATGGGTGAAGACCAACACGGGCTCGTTAAGGGGAAAAACTTGGTTGTCAGCATCAGGGGCTGTAACAACCGCCCCAAGGGCGGTTTGGCTAAACATCTCTAAGGGCCGAGAAGCTTGACCATCCTCAATGAGGCGGATACCATGATTAAATTCTATTGCCATTTTGCTCTCCAAATCAATGGAGAGACCATAACAACAAGAGCTCCCTTTCATAAGTCTGACACTGTCAGTCAAAAAAGCCCTTTAAAAGGGCTTTGAAAGAGATTTTAAAAACATATCAAGCATCATTACACTATTGTTTGAGTGTCTAAGCTTCTTCACCTTTTTCTTGTGATTTATGCCTAGGCTCTGCCATTGTGTCTTTATCCACCACGGGAGGAGAGAACACTCCGTCTTTGTAAGTCCAGCCGATTTGTGCTTCACTTGAGCGGATAGCTTCACCATCAAAGGCATGGACATAATTCTCAGATGCGACAATAATATTCGTTACTACACCATTTTCAACAACTGCATATTTCATGAAAAACTCCTATATAAAAAATCTCAACAATATTGCGCCATTTCCACCGTCACCACTGTTGTAATTTGCTGCATCCTTTCCAGGAAAATAACCGCCACCACCACCACCTGCATCAGCTTGGTTATGGCCACCTTTACCACCTTTACCACCTTTGTCACTTTCACCACCACAGCCACCATTACCATTATTAGATCCCCCGCCGCCGCCTCCACCTCCAAAAAGAGAACTTCCACCCGAGTAGCTTCCGCCATCTCCACCATCACCGCCAGAAAAAATAAAGTTTTTAATGCTTGTGTAACCTCCTCTTCCTCCTTTTCCTACTGTTTCGGTAACTCCACTACCATTAGAGCCTATACTCCCACCATTGGCGATGAGAACCCCTTCAATAATCGTGGCACCACCATTACCATTTTTACCACCACCACCAATTTGAATATTTTTTGCTTTTCTAAGCTGAGATCCTTTGATTTTAACGCGTACACATTGCCCTCCACCGCCTCCACCTCCACCATAATAGGTGTATGTGATACGACCGTTATAAGTAGTTTTTAACCGGACTCCAGTCCCTCCACTGCCTCCACCTCCCCATGCCCATATTTCTACCTCTGTGTCATCAGTGACATCTGCGGGAAATGGAAGTGTACCACTTTCTGTAATGAGAA from Bartonella tribocorum CIP 105476 encodes:
- a CDS encoding phage tail tape measure protein is translated as MDVSLVVRFVNHLQEGIASAKRDLRAFSLDVAHFQNQTRKHFKGWFDPEHLKEATAHAENAFIHARGRMVGAIAQTATLIAPLYKAMQFDQSMKGLEKVLDAPLDRLKELRRFALETSTKIPLAAREVLELMTSASQAGIGEQDLEAFSIYAAKAAVAFDMTGDQIGERFAKLRNVFKLNQEGIEDLGDAINHLSNHMAAKASEVSDFTNRATGAATMFKLTARETAAFGTAMISAGIVPESAARGFNTMSARIQAGGKHIEDAFSNIGLSRQKFMEDLEKDATGTLVRFFNVLGKSEQGMRSLIAIAGREFTGDFAKLVGNPQLLGQALDYVKDPQVFKGSVEQEADKQATGAMRQFELLQNRIVALGITIGEVLLPPLNSLMESVGGFVNGLMAWANEHPVLTGVIIKTIAALMAFNIALRVVRFTMAGTRLGLLQLMGSFIKMRVVSRTLKASWRGLVASGRSLGLMAAGLGGSALRLLRPMTLLVGALRGIAVSGAAFSASFGFIGTVIEVVGAAIASVVGGIFTPIGALIAAVVAVILASGFALWKYWDRFSSFVKGFARGITRAWGQAFEAVMRFFGADTATITKWKNIIAAAFDLSSHWQKFKQGLSSVSQSFAGLWEGVKQSFSNFWGWLKRFFVREKLTESAKAGMEQAGEDLASWIVDGFMSSISQLMDYCKSLPHRIKGWIGSIDVREFLPSFLGGKTSIQPIVQFAGASPVNSSAREPRDKDRSPITHNQNVTVHVNGARDPMATGRAVAHALQRARANALHGGTE
- a CDS encoding phage tail sheath C-terminal domain-containing protein, which encodes MAIEFNHGIRLIEDGQASRPLEMFSQTALGAVVTAPDADNQVFPLNEPVLVFTHETDKIQKLGTRGTALDVINAVRAQGIEAQVILVRVEEKSTIAETQAEMVGSNTHLTGVHALAHARGHLGVEPGILLAPAYSAGRLDNGKNPVADALEQVAEKLQAIAVFDTGGKNTQESLAYRADFSSRFCYLIDPFVRVANREGGVSIKPASPFAAAMFIKRDKQRGGVFWSPSNQDVHGILGTARPISYFDGEIDHEANRLNKADIATFIPARLSQNGQGEVASNGRILWGNHTTSSDPLWRFVNVVRTRAALEKTIMNNLRPWANDENLTGQHVIAITRSLTSFLDDMIARGALLGGRVWFDRDLNSNSNLQLGKLRVEFDAEEVPPLEDLSFGSRRNGAYFNRLAQDIQKKMTYAFGDTLEGYRKAARSDI
- a CDS encoding phage major tail tube protein, whose protein sequence is MTLRIVRGFTLIVDDDVNLHLDLETLKLPTLEEITETYQPGGSDMQIDVSGLGVKALNLQMKIRSHTPEVIGIFGGPPGLRHKFTGKKHVVSEEDGREHEHSIDVTGRLVKVDSEGLTAGKATGYDCEIKNIWDYTEFWDGSVLHRFSFKRGGWLVRNGQEIGERRRSILNL